The following proteins are co-located in the Streptomyces sp. NBC_01198 genome:
- a CDS encoding MarR family winged helix-turn-helix transcriptional regulator has protein sequence MPEFLDLHSRTSKVLRALADEAMRRNGLHYGQHHLLAALWEQDGRTPGEVAAKLHVTTPTVVKMADRMTATGLLVRRRDDRDNRLVRLWLTDAGRALREPVETARRELEQQVTAGLTDAQRACLMEALAQVNRAAEDLLDGSGTGS, from the coding sequence ATGCCCGAATTTCTCGACCTGCACAGCAGGACCTCGAAGGTGCTGCGCGCGCTCGCCGACGAGGCGATGCGCCGCAACGGCCTGCACTACGGCCAGCACCACCTGCTCGCCGCGCTGTGGGAGCAGGACGGCAGGACGCCCGGCGAGGTCGCCGCGAAGCTCCACGTCACCACCCCGACGGTGGTCAAGATGGCCGACCGGATGACCGCCACGGGTCTGCTCGTACGCCGTCGCGACGACCGGGACAACCGGCTGGTCCGGCTGTGGCTCACCGATGCGGGACGCGCGCTGCGCGAGCCGGTCGAGACCGCGCGGCGCGAGCTCGAACAGCAGGTCACCGCCGGGCTGACCGACGCCCAGCGAGCCTGCCTGATGGAGGCGCTGGCCCAGGTCAACCGGGCCGCGGAAGACCTGCTCGACGGGTCCGGGACCGGGTCCTGA
- a CDS encoding NAD(P)H-binding protein — MILVTGATGNIGRELVRQLDATGAPFRILVRDPQRAAALPASAERVTGDLTAPDSLTAALTGVDRLFLLTPGIATEPAAHAVAAARTAGVRHIVLLSSTNVLGDPMPAMGRWHHAREQIVRDSGIPATVLRPGGFMTNALDWLPSIREGGYVLDPVGPGRIAPIDPADIAAVAALALTGEGHEGQDYSLTGAEAFTVAEQVAIIAATIGRPIDVRATSTPQEAVAARFPNGAPPALAEAVVEGFMLLRADTEGLRTDTVERLLGRKPGTFADWCARNAEAFRIASAGQ, encoded by the coding sequence ATGATACTCGTGACCGGCGCCACCGGAAACATCGGCCGCGAGCTGGTCAGACAGCTCGACGCCACCGGCGCGCCCTTCCGTATCCTGGTCCGCGACCCGCAGCGCGCGGCGGCACTGCCGGCGAGCGCCGAGCGGGTCACCGGCGACCTCACCGCGCCGGACAGCCTGACCGCCGCCCTCACCGGCGTCGACCGGCTGTTCCTGCTCACCCCGGGCATCGCCACCGAACCCGCCGCCCACGCGGTCGCCGCCGCGCGGACCGCGGGCGTACGGCACATCGTGCTGCTGTCCTCGACCAACGTGCTGGGTGACCCGATGCCCGCGATGGGCCGCTGGCACCACGCCCGCGAGCAGATCGTCCGCGACTCCGGCATTCCCGCCACCGTGCTGCGCCCCGGCGGCTTCATGACCAACGCGCTGGACTGGCTGCCCAGCATCCGCGAGGGCGGCTACGTCCTCGACCCGGTCGGCCCCGGCCGTATCGCGCCGATCGACCCCGCGGACATCGCGGCGGTCGCCGCCCTGGCCCTCACCGGGGAGGGACACGAGGGCCAGGACTACTCCCTCACCGGCGCCGAGGCCTTCACGGTGGCCGAGCAGGTGGCGATCATCGCCGCCACCATCGGCCGGCCGATCGACGTACGCGCCACCAGTACGCCGCAGGAGGCGGTGGCGGCCCGCTTCCCGAACGGCGCGCCGCCGGCCCTCGCCGAGGCCGTCGTCGAGGGCTTCATGCTGCTGCGGGCCGACACCGAAGGCCTCCGCACCGACACCGTGGAGCGGCTGCTCGGCCGCAAGCCGGGCACCTTCGCCGACTGGTGCGCCCGCAACGCCGAAGCCTTCAGGATCGCCTCAGCGGGCCAGTGA
- a CDS encoding inositol-3-phosphate synthase: MGSATAHGPRLGVWIIGARGSVATTVVVGAAAVAAGLAAPVGCVTEQQDFRSAGLTPVGDLVFGGCDITGIPLVKRAEQLVAAGVVPADLPASVQRALDAADGEIRPGVSAVADPQEPQATAIAAQLTDFRERHGLERVVVVNLSSTAPQPAPHPAHADLAALRAALAGPEPVLPPHALYAYAALSAGCGYIDFTPSGAMLLPALDELARSIGVPYTGNDGKTGETLVRSALAPMFAHRALRVRAWSGTNLLGGGDGATLADPSAAASKTASKARSLAELLPDPVEGEVHIDDVPALGDWKTAWDHIAFDGFLGVRMTMQFTWQGCDSALAAPLVLDLVRLLGRAMADGEVGVQPQFAFFFKDPMGSSEHRLVAQYEHLRTWAAQFAGRSGLEG; the protein is encoded by the coding sequence ATGGGTTCGGCCACTGCACACGGTCCCCGGCTGGGGGTGTGGATCATCGGCGCACGCGGCTCGGTCGCCACGACGGTCGTCGTCGGCGCCGCGGCCGTCGCCGCCGGGCTCGCCGCACCGGTCGGCTGCGTGACCGAGCAGCAGGACTTCCGCTCGGCCGGCCTGACCCCCGTCGGGGACCTGGTCTTCGGCGGCTGCGACATCACCGGCATTCCGCTGGTCAAACGGGCGGAACAGCTGGTCGCGGCGGGTGTCGTACCCGCCGATCTGCCGGCCTCCGTCCAGCGGGCGCTGGACGCCGCCGATGGGGAGATCCGGCCCGGCGTCAGCGCGGTGGCCGATCCGCAGGAGCCGCAGGCGACCGCGATCGCCGCGCAGTTGACGGACTTCCGCGAGCGGCACGGCCTGGAGCGGGTGGTGGTGGTCAACCTGTCCTCGACCGCCCCGCAGCCGGCTCCGCACCCCGCCCACGCGGACCTGGCCGCGCTGCGGGCGGCCCTGGCGGGACCCGAGCCCGTACTGCCGCCGCACGCGCTCTACGCCTATGCCGCGCTCAGTGCCGGGTGCGGCTACATCGACTTCACCCCGTCCGGCGCGATGCTGCTGCCCGCGCTGGACGAACTCGCCCGCAGCATCGGTGTCCCTTACACGGGCAACGACGGCAAGACCGGCGAGACCCTGGTCAGGAGCGCGCTCGCACCGATGTTCGCGCACCGGGCGCTGCGCGTACGTGCCTGGTCCGGCACGAATCTGCTCGGCGGCGGGGACGGGGCCACGCTCGCCGACCCGTCGGCGGCGGCGAGCAAGACCGCGTCCAAGGCGCGCAGCCTGGCCGAACTGCTCCCCGACCCGGTCGAGGGCGAGGTCCACATCGACGACGTGCCCGCGCTCGGCGACTGGAAGACGGCCTGGGACCACATCGCCTTCGACGGATTCCTCGGCGTGCGGATGACCATGCAGTTCACCTGGCAGGGCTGCGACTCGGCGCTCGCCGCGCCACTGGTCCTCGACCTGGTCCGCCTCCTCGGCCGCGCCATGGCCGACGGGGAGGTAGGGGTGCAGCCGCAGTTCGCCTTCTTCTTCAAGGACCCGATGGGCTCATCGGAACACCGCCTGGTGGCCCAGTACGAGCACCTCCGCACATGGGCCGCGCAATTCGCTGGCCGCTCGGGCCTTGAGGGGTGA
- a CDS encoding SCO3242 family prenyltransferase → MNATASGTPQGHLGTPRPPARRASARALAELVRAPAALTVPGDVLVGASAAGWPYGVRASGGLAAASVLLYWGGMALNDYADREVDAVERPGRPIPSGRVSPRAALATAAALTAAGLGVAGAAGGRRALGTALPLAAAVWAYDLALKDTPLGPPAMAAARGLDVLLAAGPRGRRAAAPAAAAVAAHTGIVMALSRREAEGSSHALPEATLAATAALAAGVAAAPGARGRHRATAAALLCVYGRTFGGAQFAAIRKPDPRRLQRAVGAGILGVIPLQAALAGRAGATRAALPLLAALPLARRLSRKVSPT, encoded by the coding sequence GTGAACGCAACCGCAAGTGGCACCCCCCAGGGGCACCTGGGCACCCCCAGGCCCCCGGCGCGTCGAGCCAGCGCCAGAGCGCTGGCCGAGTTGGTGCGGGCGCCCGCCGCGCTGACCGTGCCCGGTGACGTGCTGGTCGGGGCGAGTGCGGCCGGGTGGCCGTACGGTGTGCGGGCCAGCGGAGGGCTCGCGGCGGCGTCCGTGCTGCTCTACTGGGGCGGCATGGCGCTCAACGACTACGCCGACCGCGAGGTCGACGCCGTCGAGCGCCCGGGCCGCCCGATCCCGTCAGGCCGGGTGAGCCCGCGCGCCGCGCTGGCGACCGCGGCGGCGCTGACCGCGGCCGGCCTCGGTGTGGCCGGCGCGGCGGGCGGGCGGCGGGCGCTGGGCACGGCGCTGCCGCTGGCCGCCGCGGTGTGGGCGTACGACCTGGCGTTGAAGGACACCCCGCTCGGGCCGCCGGCGATGGCCGCGGCCCGCGGTCTTGACGTGCTGCTCGCGGCAGGGCCCCGTGGCCGGCGGGCGGCGGCGCCCGCCGCCGCCGCTGTCGCCGCGCACACCGGGATCGTGATGGCGCTGAGCCGCCGCGAGGCCGAGGGCTCCTCGCACGCGCTGCCCGAGGCGACCCTCGCCGCGACGGCCGCGCTCGCAGCGGGTGTCGCGGCGGCGCCCGGGGCGCGCGGCCGGCACCGGGCCACGGCCGCCGCGCTGCTGTGCGTGTACGGCCGCACCTTCGGCGGCGCCCAGTTCGCGGCGATCCGCAAGCCGGACCCGCGCCGGCTGCAACGGGCGGTCGGCGCCGGGATCCTCGGCGTGATACCGCTGCAGGCGGCGCTGGCCGGCCGGGCCGGAGCCACCCGCGCCGCACTCCCCCTGCTGGCGGCGCTGCCGCTGGCCCGCCGGCTCTCCCGGAAGGTCTCACCGACGTGA
- a CDS encoding TatD family hydrolase: MRIFDPHIHMTSRTTDDYRAMHAAGVRALVEPAFWLGQPRTSAASFVDYFDGLLGWEPYRAAQFGIRHHCAVALNPKEANDPRCAEVLELLPRYLVKDGVVAVGETGFDSMTAAEEKAFSTQLALAVEHGLPALVHTPHRDKAAGTARSLDVIRESGIPVGHVVVDHLNELTVRQVLDSGCWAGFSIYPDTKMEPDRMVAILREYGTERVLVNSAADWGHSDPLRTRATGEAMLAAGFSAEDVDKVLWQNPVAFYSAGGRLEVDAPALDPAAVFEGNSVQRGPR; encoded by the coding sequence ATGCGCATCTTCGACCCGCACATCCATATGACCTCGCGCACCACGGACGACTACCGGGCGATGCACGCGGCGGGTGTCCGCGCGCTGGTGGAACCGGCGTTCTGGCTGGGCCAGCCGCGTACCTCCGCGGCGAGCTTCGTGGACTACTTCGACGGGCTGCTCGGCTGGGAGCCCTACCGCGCCGCGCAGTTCGGCATCAGGCACCACTGCGCTGTGGCGCTCAACCCGAAGGAGGCCAACGACCCGCGGTGCGCGGAGGTGCTTGAGCTGCTGCCGCGCTACCTGGTGAAGGACGGCGTGGTCGCGGTGGGCGAGACCGGCTTCGACTCGATGACCGCGGCCGAGGAGAAGGCCTTCAGCACGCAGCTCGCGCTGGCCGTCGAGCACGGGCTGCCCGCGCTGGTGCACACCCCGCACCGCGACAAGGCCGCGGGCACCGCCAGGTCGCTCGACGTGATCAGGGAGTCGGGCATCCCGGTCGGGCATGTCGTGGTGGACCACCTCAACGAGCTGACGGTACGCCAGGTGCTGGACTCCGGCTGCTGGGCGGGCTTCTCCATCTACCCGGACACCAAGATGGAGCCCGACCGGATGGTGGCGATCCTGCGCGAGTACGGCACCGAGCGGGTCCTGGTGAACTCGGCCGCCGACTGGGGCCACAGCGACCCGCTGCGGACCCGCGCCACCGGCGAGGCGATGCTCGCCGCAGGCTTCTCCGCCGAGGACGTGGACAAGGTGCTGTGGCAGAACCCGGTGGCCTTCTACAGCGCCGGCGGGCGGCTGGAGGTGGACGCGCCGGCGCTCGACCCGGCAGCCGTCTTCGAGGGCAACTCCGTCCAGCGCGGCCCCCGCTGA
- a CDS encoding EboA domain-containing protein yields the protein MTSRSPLRFGYGTNGFANHRLDHALDVIAGLGYEGVALTLDHTHLDPYDPDLGTRLDEVRRRLDALGLAVVVETGARYLLDPWHKHSPTLLHEDAEGRAARVDFLERAIRIGAGLGAEAVSFWSGVLPAGSSPERGWELLAEGCGRLARTAAREGVVLGFEPEPGMLVEDLAGYRRLRDSLGSPASFRLTLDIGHCRCLEAEPVADCVRSAGPDLVNVQIDDMRRGVHEHLEFGEGEIDFTPVLAALAEAGYRGLVAVELPRHSHSAPDTARRSLAFLRAHAEPPRLSPAEAVDAGMTEPGRAWLAAAVARARKDPAALLTDFPAVGRGCGRGPLTVPGWAGWTVDEAARAVLLDGAAADTVADVYARGDRAERRAVLRALPYLDLGRAALPLVEDALRTNDIALVAAALGPAAAGLDAEAWRQGVLKCVFLGVPLREVAAVEERMDAELARMLLDFAHERVAAGRDVPADALALVRRYPALLDASPIHAEAASPEPRRAEAARRVLAALR from the coding sequence GTGACGTCCCGCTCCCCGCTGCGCTTCGGATACGGCACCAACGGCTTCGCCAACCACCGCCTCGACCACGCCCTCGACGTGATCGCCGGACTCGGCTACGAGGGTGTGGCGCTGACCCTCGACCATACCCACCTCGACCCGTACGACCCGGACCTCGGCACTCGGCTGGACGAGGTGAGGCGGCGGCTCGACGCGCTCGGCCTGGCGGTGGTCGTGGAGACCGGCGCCCGCTACCTCCTCGACCCCTGGCACAAGCACTCCCCCACCCTGCTGCACGAGGACGCGGAGGGCCGGGCGGCCAGGGTCGACTTCCTGGAGCGGGCGATACGGATCGGCGCCGGCCTGGGCGCGGAGGCGGTGTCCTTCTGGAGCGGCGTGCTGCCGGCCGGCAGCTCGCCGGAGCGCGGCTGGGAACTGCTGGCCGAGGGCTGCGGGCGGCTCGCGCGAACGGCCGCCCGTGAGGGCGTGGTGCTGGGCTTCGAGCCCGAACCGGGCATGCTGGTCGAGGACTTGGCCGGCTACCGGCGGCTGCGCGACTCGCTGGGCTCCCCCGCGTCGTTCCGGCTCACCCTGGACATCGGGCACTGCCGCTGCCTGGAGGCGGAGCCGGTGGCCGACTGCGTGCGCAGCGCGGGACCCGACCTGGTGAACGTGCAGATCGACGACATGCGCCGTGGCGTGCACGAGCATCTGGAGTTCGGCGAGGGCGAGATCGACTTCACGCCGGTGCTTGCCGCGCTGGCGGAGGCGGGTTACCGCGGGCTGGTGGCGGTGGAGCTCCCCCGGCACAGCCACAGCGCGCCGGACACCGCCCGCCGCTCGCTGGCGTTCCTGCGCGCGCACGCCGAACCGCCCCGGCTCTCACCGGCCGAAGCGGTCGACGCCGGCATGACCGAGCCGGGCCGGGCCTGGCTGGCGGCAGCGGTGGCCAGGGCACGCAAGGACCCCGCCGCGCTGCTCACCGACTTCCCCGCGGTCGGCCGCGGCTGCGGGCGCGGTCCGCTGACCGTGCCCGGCTGGGCCGGGTGGACGGTGGACGAGGCGGCCCGCGCCGTCCTGCTCGACGGGGCGGCGGCGGACACGGTGGCCGACGTCTACGCCCGCGGCGACCGGGCGGAACGCCGAGCCGTGCTGCGGGCGTTGCCGTATCTGGACCTCGGGCGGGCCGCGCTGCCGCTGGTCGAGGACGCGCTGCGTACCAACGACATCGCGCTGGTCGCCGCGGCGCTCGGCCCGGCCGCCGCCGGCCTGGACGCGGAGGCCTGGCGGCAGGGGGTGCTCAAATGCGTCTTCCTGGGCGTCCCGCTGCGCGAGGTGGCGGCGGTCGAGGAGCGGATGGACGCCGAACTCGCCCGGATGCTTCTGGACTTCGCCCACGAGCGGGTCGCGGCCGGCCGTGACGTGCCCGCCGACGCGCTCGCGCTGGTACGGCGCTACCCCGCGCTGCTGGACGCGTCCCCGATCCACGCGGAGGCGGCCTCGCCGGAGCCACGCAGGGCCGAGGCCGCCCGGCGGGTACTCGCCGCTCTGCGCTGA
- the eboE gene encoding metabolite traffic protein EboE, with translation MRLRHADGTTVHLGYCTNVHPAEDLAGIVNQLDCYAGPVRERLGTDRLGLGLWLAHDVARELAGDPAAVARLRAELGARGLEVVTLNGFPYRGFHAPVVKHAVYRPDWTTQARLAYTLDLADVLYGLLPDDVPHGSISTLPLAWRDPWNSGSRAAAGRRIRTLETGLAVRAARHGRPIRVGFEPEPGCAVETVDQIERELTGQGGDLLGVCLDVCHLAVSFEDPARVLARIAAAGLAVVKVQASCALQADDPGDPAVRRALAAFVEPRFLHQTREAGEGGAAYAADDLGEALSGAGALPGAAPWRVHFHVPLHAPPEPPLAGTSAVLEQSLALLVGGPAALADHVEVETYTWSVLPADRRPDGPDALVAGIAAEVAWAAGTLTDLGLKEVAA, from the coding sequence ATGCGGCTGCGGCACGCCGACGGGACCACCGTCCACCTCGGCTACTGCACCAACGTCCACCCGGCCGAGGACCTGGCCGGGATCGTCAACCAACTCGACTGCTACGCAGGGCCGGTACGCGAGCGGCTCGGCACCGACCGGCTGGGGCTGGGCCTGTGGCTCGCCCATGACGTGGCGCGCGAACTGGCCGGTGATCCCGCGGCGGTGGCCCGGCTGCGGGCCGAACTCGGCGCCCGCGGCCTGGAGGTGGTCACCCTCAACGGCTTCCCCTACCGCGGCTTCCACGCGCCGGTGGTCAAGCACGCGGTCTACCGTCCGGACTGGACGACGCAGGCGCGGCTCGCCTACACCCTCGACCTGGCGGACGTGCTCTACGGCCTGCTCCCCGACGACGTGCCGCACGGCAGCATCTCCACCCTGCCGCTGGCCTGGCGGGACCCCTGGAACTCCGGGAGCAGGGCGGCGGCGGGGCGGCGGATCCGCACGCTGGAGACGGGACTCGCCGTGCGGGCGGCCCGCCACGGCCGTCCGATCCGGGTCGGCTTCGAGCCGGAGCCGGGCTGCGCGGTCGAGACGGTGGACCAGATCGAGCGCGAACTGACCGGTCAGGGCGGCGACCTGCTCGGGGTATGCCTGGACGTGTGCCATCTTGCGGTGTCCTTCGAGGACCCCGCGCGGGTGCTTGCCAGGATCGCGGCCGCCGGCCTCGCGGTGGTCAAGGTGCAGGCCTCCTGCGCGCTGCAGGCCGACGACCCGGGCGACCCGGCCGTACGCCGGGCGCTGGCCGCATTCGTGGAGCCGCGTTTCCTGCACCAGACGCGCGAGGCGGGCGAGGGCGGCGCCGCGTACGCCGCCGACGATCTCGGCGAGGCCCTGTCGGGTGCCGGCGCGCTGCCCGGGGCCGCGCCCTGGCGGGTGCACTTCCACGTCCCGCTGCACGCGCCGCCGGAGCCCCCGCTGGCCGGTACCTCGGCCGTACTCGAACAGTCCCTCGCCCTGCTCGTCGGCGGACCGGCGGCGCTGGCCGACCACGTCGAGGTGGAGACCTACACCTGGTCGGTGCTGCCAGCGGACCGGCGGCCGGACGGCCCCGACGCGCTGGTCGCCGGTATCGCCGCGGAAGTGGCCTGGGCCGCAGGCACGTTGACCGATCTGGGCCTCAAGGAGGTGGCGGCATGA
- a CDS encoding alkaline phosphatase family protein has translation MTPSAHRRRTVVLDVVGLTPRLLAHMPALREVAASGFTAEMGTVFPALTCPVQSSILTGSMPDEHGIVANGWFFRDAGEIFHWRQSNSLVRGDKLWAAGRRGDPGYRVGNVCWWYAMGMDVDVTVTPRPVYHYDGRKSQDCYAHPQDVHDELTAALGPFPLFSYWGPGAGIASTRWIVGAAGHIMDTRAPDTLLVYIPHLDYEVQRHGPDGPEAPAAARAVDAELAPLLRRLRAEGTTVVALSEYGITAARRPVDINRALRREGLLHVYVQQDVENLDPWTSPAFAVADHQVAHLYVRDPADIPRVRDVVKALPGVDRVLDRGEQAEFRIGHERSGELVAIAEPDAWFTYYYWLDDDLAPDFATGVEIFRKAGYDPAELFLDTTDPTVKVRAALSVAKLKLGIRASLQVVGLDPSCVRGSHGRLPDDPQDGPLLICSDPEEGRDRYHVTEVKDLLLRLAGLLPGA, from the coding sequence ATGACGCCGTCGGCACACCGCAGAAGGACCGTCGTCCTCGACGTGGTCGGCCTGACCCCGCGGCTGCTGGCGCACATGCCGGCCCTGCGCGAGGTGGCCGCCTCGGGCTTCACGGCCGAGATGGGCACCGTCTTCCCGGCGCTGACCTGCCCGGTGCAGTCCAGCATCCTGACCGGCTCGATGCCCGACGAGCACGGCATCGTCGCCAACGGCTGGTTCTTCCGCGACGCCGGGGAGATCTTCCACTGGCGGCAGTCCAACAGCCTGGTGCGCGGCGACAAGCTGTGGGCCGCGGGCCGCCGCGGCGACCCCGGCTACCGTGTCGGCAACGTCTGCTGGTGGTACGCGATGGGCATGGACGTGGACGTCACCGTCACGCCTCGCCCGGTCTACCACTACGACGGCCGGAAGTCCCAGGACTGCTACGCCCATCCGCAGGACGTGCACGACGAACTGACCGCGGCGCTCGGCCCGTTCCCGCTGTTCAGCTACTGGGGTCCGGGCGCGGGCATCGCCTCCACCCGGTGGATCGTCGGCGCCGCCGGGCACATCATGGACACCCGCGCGCCCGACACGCTGCTTGTCTACATCCCGCACCTGGACTACGAGGTGCAGCGGCACGGCCCCGACGGCCCGGAGGCACCGGCTGCCGCACGCGCGGTGGACGCCGAACTGGCCCCGCTGCTGCGCCGGTTGCGCGCCGAGGGCACGACGGTGGTGGCGCTCAGCGAATACGGCATCACCGCGGCCCGCCGCCCGGTCGACATCAACCGGGCGCTGCGCCGCGAGGGGCTGCTGCATGTCTACGTCCAGCAGGACGTGGAGAACCTGGACCCGTGGACCTCGCCGGCCTTCGCGGTCGCCGACCACCAGGTTGCGCACCTCTACGTCCGTGATCCGGCCGACATCCCCCGGGTGCGGGACGTGGTCAAGGCTCTGCCGGGGGTGGACCGGGTGCTGGACCGCGGCGAGCAGGCGGAGTTCCGGATCGGCCACGAGCGCTCGGGGGAACTGGTCGCGATCGCCGAGCCGGACGCCTGGTTCACCTACTACTACTGGCTCGACGACGACCTCGCACCGGACTTCGCCACCGGGGTGGAGATCTTCCGCAAGGCCGGCTACGACCCGGCCGAACTCTTCCTCGACACGACCGATCCGACGGTGAAGGTGCGGGCGGCGCTGTCGGTGGCCAAGCTCAAGCTGGGCATCCGCGCCTCGCTCCAGGTGGTCGGCCTCGATCCGTCGTGCGTGCGCGGCAGCCACGGCCGGCTGCCGGACGATCCGCAGGACGGCCCGCTGCTGATCTGCTCGGACCCCGAAGAGGGCAGGGACCGCTACCACGTGACGGAGGTCAAGGACCTGCTGCTGCGGCTCGCCGGTCTCCTGCCGGGGGCCTGA